DNA sequence from the Caulobacter segnis genome:
TGAACCTGGGCCAGGGGTTGGCGATTCAGGCGCTGCGGGCGGGGCGAGGGGACCTGAACATCGGCACCACCCTGGCGCTGCAGCCCTGCCGGCCGGCGGGCGGGCCCTGGGCGGTCTGGAACCGCCTGGCCTCGGACGGCCTTGACGCCCTCTGGAACAAGGCCTGGCTGGATCCGCTGCTGAAGGGGACCTACCCGAAGGCGATGGACGACTTCCTGAAGGGCGGCGTCGTCCAGGACGGCGACCTGGAGACCATCCGCCAGCCGGTCGATTTCCTGGGGGTGAACTACTACGCGCCGGTCTATGTCCGGCTGGACCTGGCTGCGCCCGGCAAGATCGCCATGGCCGCCCCGCCCAAGGGCGCGGAACTGGACGCCTTCGGCCGACACATCGACCCGTCGGGCCTCTACGAGATGCTGGACCGCGTCCGCCGCGAGTATGGCGCGCCCAAGACGCTGGTGACCGAGAACGGCTGCTCGGACCCGTTCGGGACCGGCCCCGCGATCCTGAACGACCAGTTCCGCATCACCTATCTGCGCCGCCACCTGGAGGCGGTGTTGGCCGCCCGCGAGGCCGGCTGCGACGTGCGCGGCTATTTCGAATGGACCCTGATCGACAATTTCGAATGGGACCTGGGCTACACATCCAAGTTCGGCCTGGTGGCGATGGACCGGACGACCGGCGCGCGCACGCCCAAGGCGTCGTACCAATGGTTCAAGGCGCTGGCGGCGAGCGGAGCGCTGCCATCCTCCCCCTAGCGGGGGAGGATTTGAGTACGCCTAGTCCGCCTTGCAGATCAGCACGTCGCGGCCGCCGCGCTTGGCGGGGACCAGCGTGCCCGCGCAGGGGACGGGATTGACCGGGTCGACGATCACCTCGTTGCCTCCGATCGGCGGCAGCTTCTTGGCCGGGGCAGGAGCGGCCGGCTTGGGCTGAGGCTTGGCGGTCTTGGCCGGAGTCGTCTTAGCGGGCTCGACCTTGGCGGGTTCAGGAGCCGCGACCGGTTCCGGCGTCGGTGCGGC
Encoded proteins:
- a CDS encoding GH1 family beta-glucosidase codes for the protein MERSGVSRRTLGALVLGGALGGAGMGLSGCEGPGETDLTPRSRQFPKDFIWGVASAAFQTEGAQDADGRGPSVWDVFEKVPGHVKDGSDASVATDSYRRFQDDVDLIAGAGLDAYRFSISWSRILPNGEGAVNPAGLDHYSRLVDALLAKGIAPYATLFHWDLPQALQEKGGWANRDTALRLADYAHAVVDRLGDRLKNYIILNEAAVHAVVGHVLGEQAPGLKNVNLLGKVVHHMNLGQGLAIQALRAGRGDLNIGTTLALQPCRPAGGPWAVWNRLASDGLDALWNKAWLDPLLKGTYPKAMDDFLKGGVVQDGDLETIRQPVDFLGVNYYAPVYVRLDLAAPGKIAMAAPPKGAELDAFGRHIDPSGLYEMLDRVRREYGAPKTLVTENGCSDPFGTGPAILNDQFRITYLRRHLEAVLAAREAGCDVRGYFEWTLIDNFEWDLGYTSKFGLVAMDRTTGARTPKASYQWFKALAASGALPSSP